ATCCCAGCCCTTTCTGAATGGTTTCCTCAATGCGGCGGGCGGCGCTCTCAAGTTCTTTCTGCGCCTTTTTCTCGCTGTCTGTCATAACAAACGCGCCTTTGACATACGGCTTTTTCAGCCTGATCCAGATGCCCCATTGCCCTTTGTGCTTTCCGGTTTTCACCAGCTGCGCGGCCTGACCGTATTTTGACTCGCCGGGTCGGAGCTCGATAAAAACGATCCTGCCCGGCTCTTGTCGATGGCCAAGTTCATAAAAAGAAGCATAGTCTTTCGGGTTAAAGACCTCCGCCTGCAGGCCGCCAATGGTTTCGACCACGCCGCTTCTGTCCCATGCGGGGCCGAGGGTAGGGGAATCCGGGCTGCTGCCGGTAGCCGTATTGTCTTTACAGCGGGCAAGGTGCCGATCCGCTATGTTGTTTAGCTCCATGCGGGCCTGCGCCCTCGCAGCCTCTCTTACTCTCTTCAGCTTTTTCGCGTATTCTTTATACGGTTCCGGATTTATGATCATTACTCA
Above is a window of Faecalispora anaeroviscerum DNA encoding:
- a CDS encoding HK97 gp10 family phage protein, yielding MIINPEPYKEYAKKLKRVREAARAQARMELNNIADRHLARCKDNTATGSSPDSPTLGPAWDRSGVVETIGGLQAEVFNPKDYASFYELGHRQEPGRIVFIELRPGESKYGQAAQLVKTGKHKGQWGIWIRLKKPYVKGAFVMTDSEKKAQKELESAARRIEETIQKGLG